A stretch of Coturnix japonica isolate 7356 chromosome 11, Coturnix japonica 2.1, whole genome shotgun sequence DNA encodes these proteins:
- the NQO1 gene encoding NAD(P)H dehydrogenase [quinone] 1 isoform X3, whose amino-acid sequence MAGPLKNPESFVYEMETAHAWKEGRLSSDIVAEQKKIEAADLVIFQFPLQWFGMPAILKGWFDRVFTDGFAYSMATMYDQGPFQKKKAMLSITTGGMGSMYSPSGINGDMNVLLWPMQRGALHFCGFQVLAPQICYSVRYVSPEARAQMLSAWKSRLAAVEQEKPLSFVPNSCFEMSPAGGFVLKREVLAQQEGQQHGLTVGQHLGKAVPLDGQLRAQE is encoded by the exons GGCCCCTCAAGAACCCCGAGAGCTTTGTCTATGAGATGGAGACGGCGCACGCATGGAAGGAGGGACGCCTCAGCAGCGACATCGTCGCCGAGCAGAAGAAGATTGAAGCGGCCGACCTGGTCATCTTCCAG TTCCCACTGCAATGGTTTGGGATGCCAGCCATCCTCAAGGGCTGGTTTGACCGCGTTTTCACCGATGGCTTCGCCTACTCCATGGCCACCATGTATGACCAGGGGCCCTTCCAG AAGAAGAAAGCCATGCTGTCAATCACCACCGGCGGGATGGGCTCCATGTACAGCCCCAGCGGTATCAATGGTGACATGAACGTGCTGCTGTGGCCCATGCAG CGGGGGGCCCTGCACTTCTGCGGCTTCCAGGTGCTGGCACCCCAGATTTGCTACAGCGTGCGCTACGTGAGCCCTGAGGCGCGGGCACAGATGCTGAGTGCGTGGAAGAGCCGCCTGGCAGCCGTGGAGCAGGAGAAGCCCCTCAGCTTTGTCCCCAACAGCTGCTTCGAGATGAGCCCGGCCGGCGGCTTCGTGCTGAAGCGCGAGGTGCTGGCGCAGCAGGAGGGGCAGCAGCACGGCCTGACAGTGGGGCAGCACCTGGGCAAGGCTGTGCCCCTCGATGGGCAGCTCCGGGCCCAGGAGTAG
- the NQO1 gene encoding NAD(P)H dehydrogenase [quinone] 1 isoform X2 yields the protein MAGRKALIVLAHHEKTSFNHAMAAAASSALRERGWEVTISDLYAIGFNAVLSRNDITGPLKNPESFVYEMETAHAWKEGRLSSDIVAEQKKIEAADLVIFQFPLQWFGMPAILKGWFDRVFTDGFAYSMATMYDQGPFQKKKAMLSITTGGMGSMYSPSGINGDMNVLLWPMQVLAPQICYSVRYVSPEARAQMLSAWKSRLAAVEQEKPLSFVPNSCFEMSPAGGFVLKREVLAQQEGQQHGLTVGQHLGKAVPLDGQLRAQE from the exons GCCGCAAGGCGCTCATTGTGCTGGCACACCATGAGAAAACGTCCTTCAACCAcgccatggcagcagcagccagcagtgcgctGCGGGAACGGGGCTGGGAAGTCACCATCTCCGACCTCTACGCCATAGGGTTCAATGCTGTGCTCTCACGGAACGACATCACCG GGCCCCTCAAGAACCCCGAGAGCTTTGTCTATGAGATGGAGACGGCGCACGCATGGAAGGAGGGACGCCTCAGCAGCGACATCGTCGCCGAGCAGAAGAAGATTGAAGCGGCCGACCTGGTCATCTTCCAG TTCCCACTGCAATGGTTTGGGATGCCAGCCATCCTCAAGGGCTGGTTTGACCGCGTTTTCACCGATGGCTTCGCCTACTCCATGGCCACCATGTATGACCAGGGGCCCTTCCAG AAGAAGAAAGCCATGCTGTCAATCACCACCGGCGGGATGGGCTCCATGTACAGCCCCAGCGGTATCAATGGTGACATGAACGTGCTGCTGTGGCCCATGCAG GTGCTGGCACCCCAGATTTGCTACAGCGTGCGCTACGTGAGCCCTGAGGCGCGGGCACAGATGCTGAGTGCGTGGAAGAGCCGCCTGGCAGCCGTGGAGCAGGAGAAGCCCCTCAGCTTTGTCCCCAACAGCTGCTTCGAGATGAGCCCGGCCGGCGGCTTCGTGCTGAAGCGCGAGGTGCTGGCGCAGCAGGAGGGGCAGCAGCACGGCCTGACAGTGGGGCAGCACCTGGGCAAGGCTGTGCCCCTCGATGGGCAGCTCCGGGCCCAGGAGTAG
- the NQO1 gene encoding NAD(P)H dehydrogenase [quinone] 1 isoform X1 encodes MAGRKALIVLAHHEKTSFNHAMAAAASSALRERGWEVTISDLYAIGFNAVLSRNDITGPLKNPESFVYEMETAHAWKEGRLSSDIVAEQKKIEAADLVIFQFPLQWFGMPAILKGWFDRVFTDGFAYSMATMYDQGPFQKKKAMLSITTGGMGSMYSPSGINGDMNVLLWPMQRGALHFCGFQVLAPQICYSVRYVSPEARAQMLSAWKSRLAAVEQEKPLSFVPNSCFEMSPAGGFVLKREVLAQQEGQQHGLTVGQHLGKAVPLDGQLRAQE; translated from the exons GCCGCAAGGCGCTCATTGTGCTGGCACACCATGAGAAAACGTCCTTCAACCAcgccatggcagcagcagccagcagtgcgctGCGGGAACGGGGCTGGGAAGTCACCATCTCCGACCTCTACGCCATAGGGTTCAATGCTGTGCTCTCACGGAACGACATCACCG GGCCCCTCAAGAACCCCGAGAGCTTTGTCTATGAGATGGAGACGGCGCACGCATGGAAGGAGGGACGCCTCAGCAGCGACATCGTCGCCGAGCAGAAGAAGATTGAAGCGGCCGACCTGGTCATCTTCCAG TTCCCACTGCAATGGTTTGGGATGCCAGCCATCCTCAAGGGCTGGTTTGACCGCGTTTTCACCGATGGCTTCGCCTACTCCATGGCCACCATGTATGACCAGGGGCCCTTCCAG AAGAAGAAAGCCATGCTGTCAATCACCACCGGCGGGATGGGCTCCATGTACAGCCCCAGCGGTATCAATGGTGACATGAACGTGCTGCTGTGGCCCATGCAG CGGGGGGCCCTGCACTTCTGCGGCTTCCAGGTGCTGGCACCCCAGATTTGCTACAGCGTGCGCTACGTGAGCCCTGAGGCGCGGGCACAGATGCTGAGTGCGTGGAAGAGCCGCCTGGCAGCCGTGGAGCAGGAGAAGCCCCTCAGCTTTGTCCCCAACAGCTGCTTCGAGATGAGCCCGGCCGGCGGCTTCGTGCTGAAGCGCGAGGTGCTGGCGCAGCAGGAGGGGCAGCAGCACGGCCTGACAGTGGGGCAGCACCTGGGCAAGGCTGTGCCCCTCGATGGGCAGCTCCGGGCCCAGGAGTAG